One region of Ptychodera flava strain L36383 chromosome 3 unlocalized genomic scaffold, AS_Pfla_20210202 Scaffold_27__1_contigs__length_13241970_pilon, whole genome shotgun sequence genomic DNA includes:
- the LOC139126248 gene encoding mitochondrial import receptor subunit TOM40 homolog — protein sequence MGNVFAAGNPTPTSTVSGIGTMPSPPSSPIAQLAKNANGGESEDLPNPGKFEDLHSKVKELMPMAFEGCKLLINKGLTNHFQVGHQITLSSDKEKSGYHFNATYVGDKQLSPTESFPVLLGDIDTNGNLQAQCIHQLTDRIRAKALVQTQQSAWSVAQFDCEYKGPSYTATVTAANPDFINESGIFVAQYLQSITKKLALGTQILYQYGQGQEMSEVSLTGRYTGDNWIATGAFSPAVVHLSYYHKGQNNVQIGVEFESRMGETATTLGYQVDVPQANLTFKGSLDTNWRVAAVMEKKLQPIPFTFMLSGVLDHSKSRFLAGFGLMIG from the exons ATGGGTAACGTATTCGCCGCTGGAAACCCTACACCAACTTCAACGGTGTCTGGGATAGGGACAATGCCGTCACCGCCGTCTTCACCGATCGCACAGCTTGCAAAGAATGCGAATGGAGGAGAGTCTGAGGATCTTCCAAACCCTGGTAAATTTGAAGACCTCCATTCGAAAGTTAAAG AATTAATGCCTATGGCATTTGAAGGATGTAAACTGCTGATAAACAAAGGTCTCACAAATCATTTTCAAGTTGGACATCAGATTACTCTGAGCTCAGACAAAGAGAAATCTGGATATCACTTTAATGCAACTTATGTTGGAGATAAGCAGTTGAGTCCAACAGAG TCTTTTCCTGTCTTATTAGGTGACATTGATACAAATGGTAATTTACAAGCACAATGCATACATCAGTTGACTGATAGGATACGAGCCAAAGCACTTGTACAG ACACAACAAAGTGCATGGTCAGTAGCACAATTTGACTGTGAATACAAAGGTCCAAGTTACACAGCAACAGTTACGGCGGCAAATCCTGATTTTATCAATGAATCTGGAATCTTTGTAGCACAGTATCTACAGAGTATTACAAAGAAATTAGCATTAGGAACACAAATATTGTATCAATATGGACAGGGCCAGGAAATGTCAGAAGTTTCATTAACTGGAAGGTATACAG GGGACAATTGGATTGCAACAGGGGCATTCTCTCCAGCAGTTGTTCATCTTTCATATTACCACAAAGGTCAGAATAATGTACAGATTGGAGTAgagtttgaaagtaggatggGTGAAACTGCAACAACGTTAGGTTATCAAGTGGATGTTCCACAAGCAAATCTCACATTTAAAG GTTCACTTGATACAAACTGGCGAGTAGCAGCTGTAATGGAGAAGAAACTTCAACCAATTCCGTTCACATTTATGCTCAGTGGAGTCTTAGATCACAGCAAGAGTAGATTTCTAGCAGGGTTTGGTCTTATGATTGGTTAA